Proteins found in one Quercus robur chromosome 2, dhQueRobu3.1, whole genome shotgun sequence genomic segment:
- the LOC126712999 gene encoding EG45-like domain containing protein, whose amino-acid sequence MHKVQLFSQSLFVILAVLIYLSQLSLADVGTSAHYRTPYLPTACYGNNAAQFPSSNLFASAGEGIWDNGAACGRQYLVRCISAAHPRTCIPGQTIQIRIVDRALSSVSRPSRHGATIVLSKTAFGMIAKPSASCINIEFQQV is encoded by the exons ATGCACAAGGTTCAACTTTTCTCTCAAAGCCTATTTGTAATTCTGGCAGTGCTGATTTAtctctctcaactctctctTGCTGATGTTGGCACATCTGCCCACTACAGAACCCCATATTTAC CCACAGCCTGCTATGGAAACAATGCAGCACAGTTCCCTTCAAGCAACCTCTTCGCGTCGGCCGGCGAGGGGATATGGGACAATGGTGCTGCATGTGGGAGGCAGTATTTGGTGCGGTGCATAAGCGCGGCTCACCCTAGAACTTGCATTCCAGGCCAAACAATTCAAATAAGGATCGTTGATCGTGCACTCAGTTCAGTTTCTAGGCCTTCCCGGCATGGTGCTACCATTGTTCTTTCTAAAACTGCATTTGGGATGATTGCCAAACCTTCAGCCTCATGTATTAACATAGAATTTCAGCA GGTTTGA